A single window of Streptomyces sp. NBC_00464 DNA harbors:
- a CDS encoding TetR/AcrR family transcriptional regulator, which produces MARPRKPLLSRDRIVETASALVDAEGLDAVSTRRLAAELGVSGPSLYNHFRNKDEILDAVADSVSAQVDLSMFDESDTRDWRAALHDWAVSYRAALSAHPHIVPVLAQGPGRRPAGLRVADAVFGAMVRAGWPPAQATYIGALMRYFITGSALGSFARGFVDDETAYDPADYPHLGQAHLLAERRQKVDEGAFETGLRALIDGLALQYAPPPAQNMR; this is translated from the coding sequence ATGGCCCGCCCGCGCAAGCCCCTCCTCAGCAGAGACCGCATCGTCGAGACGGCAAGCGCCCTCGTGGACGCCGAGGGGCTCGACGCCGTCTCGACCCGTCGACTGGCGGCCGAGCTCGGGGTGAGCGGGCCGTCGCTCTACAACCACTTCCGCAACAAGGACGAGATCCTGGACGCGGTCGCCGACTCCGTCTCCGCACAGGTCGATCTGTCGATGTTCGACGAGTCCGACACCCGGGACTGGCGTGCCGCGCTGCACGACTGGGCCGTCTCCTACCGTGCGGCGCTCAGCGCGCATCCGCACATCGTCCCGGTGCTCGCCCAGGGCCCCGGCCGCCGCCCGGCCGGCCTACGGGTCGCCGACGCGGTGTTCGGCGCGATGGTCCGCGCGGGCTGGCCGCCTGCCCAGGCCACCTACATCGGCGCCCTGATGCGCTACTTCATCACCGGATCGGCCCTCGGCTCGTTCGCCCGGGGCTTCGTGGACGACGAGACGGCGTACGACCCGGCCGACTATCCGCACCTGGGCCAGGCGCACCTGCTGGCGGAGCGCCGTCAGAAAGTCGACGAAGGGGCCTTCGAGACGGGCCTGCGCGCACTGATCGACGGACTCGCCCTCCAGTACGCACCACCTCCCGCACAGAACATGCGGTAG
- the ppk2 gene encoding polyphosphate kinase 2, with translation MTRSAKQRTGRKKAKGADAPVLVTPEGRARDAWREDYPYTSKLGRKAYDKSKRALQIELLKLQHWVKEHDERLVILFEGRDAAGKGGTIKRFTEHLNPRGARVVALEKPTERERSQWYFQRYVAHLPAAGEIVMFDRSWYNRAGVERVMGFCSTPEYLEFMHQAPGFERMLARDGIHLVKFWFSVSRDEQRNRFMSRQTDPVRQWKLSPVDLASLDKWDAYTEAKELMLFHTDTADAPWTVVKSNDKKRARLEAIRHVLHRFDYPDKDATVAGEPDPLIVGPASRLFEQGEMEARLLTTGRSEASAGS, from the coding sequence ATGACGCGGAGCGCCAAGCAGCGGACCGGCCGTAAGAAGGCGAAGGGGGCCGACGCCCCGGTACTGGTGACGCCCGAGGGCAGGGCGCGTGACGCCTGGCGCGAGGACTATCCGTACACGTCCAAGCTCGGCCGCAAGGCGTACGACAAGTCCAAGCGCGCCCTGCAGATAGAGCTGCTGAAGCTCCAGCACTGGGTCAAGGAGCACGACGAGCGGCTCGTCATACTCTTCGAGGGGCGCGACGCCGCGGGCAAGGGCGGCACCATCAAGCGGTTCACCGAGCACCTCAATCCGCGTGGTGCGAGGGTGGTGGCGCTGGAGAAGCCCACCGAACGCGAGCGCTCCCAGTGGTACTTCCAGCGGTACGTGGCGCATCTGCCTGCCGCCGGGGAGATCGTGATGTTCGACCGGTCCTGGTACAACCGGGCCGGTGTGGAGCGGGTGATGGGGTTCTGCTCGACCCCCGAGTACCTGGAATTCATGCACCAGGCCCCGGGGTTCGAACGGATGCTGGCGCGCGACGGCATCCACCTGGTGAAGTTCTGGTTCTCCGTCTCGCGCGACGAGCAGCGCAACCGGTTCATGAGCCGGCAGACCGATCCGGTGCGGCAGTGGAAGCTGAGCCCGGTCGACCTCGCCTCGCTCGACAAGTGGGACGCGTACACCGAGGCCAAGGAGCTGATGCTCTTCCACACGGACACGGCGGATGCCCCGTGGACCGTGGTGAAGAGCAACGACAAGAAGCGGGCGCGGCTGGAGGCGATCCGGCACGTCCTGCACCGGTTCGACTACCCGGACAAGGACGCGACGGTGGCCGGGGAGCCGGACCCGCTGATCGTGGGACCGGCCTCCCGGCTCTTCGAGCAGGGCGAGATGGAGGCCCGGCTGCTCACCACGGGACGCTCGGAGGCTTCCGCGGGGAGTTAG
- a CDS encoding Zn-dependent alcohol dehydrogenase yields the protein MVRAAVLSAVGAPLEITDITLPEPGPGQVRIRLAAAGVCHSDLSLSNGTMRLPVPAVLGHEGAGTVVSVGEGVGHLAPGDGVVLNWAPSCGSCHHCGIGEVWLCANALAGAANIHARTADGTELHPGLNVAAFAQETVVAANCVLPAPDGIPLTDAALLGCAVLTGYGAIHHSAQVRAGESVVVFGIGGVGLAVLQAARIAGASKIIAVDVSPEKEDLARRAGATDYVIASATTPREIRGLTGGQGADVAVECVGRAATIRTAWESTRRGGRTTVVGIGGKDQQVTFNALEIFHWGRSLTGCVYGNSDPARDLPVLADHIRAGRFDVSMMVTERIALDGIPAAFDNMIAGKGGRALVVF from the coding sequence GTGGTCCGCGCCGCCGTACTGTCCGCCGTCGGAGCTCCGCTGGAGATCACCGACATCACCCTGCCCGAGCCCGGCCCCGGCCAGGTGCGCATCCGCCTTGCCGCCGCCGGGGTCTGCCACTCCGACCTCTCGTTGTCCAACGGCACCATGCGGCTGCCCGTCCCCGCCGTCCTCGGCCACGAGGGCGCGGGCACCGTCGTCTCGGTCGGCGAGGGCGTCGGCCATCTCGCCCCGGGCGACGGCGTCGTCCTCAACTGGGCGCCGTCCTGCGGCAGCTGCCACCACTGCGGAATCGGCGAGGTCTGGCTCTGCGCCAACGCCCTGGCCGGCGCGGCGAACATCCACGCCCGTACCGCCGACGGCACCGAACTGCACCCCGGGCTCAACGTCGCCGCCTTCGCGCAGGAGACCGTGGTCGCCGCGAACTGCGTCCTGCCCGCCCCGGACGGCATCCCGCTCACCGACGCGGCCCTGCTCGGCTGCGCGGTGCTGACCGGGTACGGCGCGATCCACCACAGCGCCCAGGTCCGCGCGGGCGAGTCCGTCGTCGTGTTCGGCATCGGCGGAGTCGGTCTCGCGGTGCTCCAGGCCGCCCGGATCGCGGGCGCCTCGAAGATCATCGCGGTGGACGTCTCCCCGGAGAAGGAGGACCTCGCGCGCCGTGCGGGTGCCACGGACTACGTGATCGCCTCCGCCACCACGCCCCGCGAGATCCGGGGGCTCACCGGCGGCCAGGGCGCGGACGTGGCCGTCGAGTGCGTCGGCCGGGCCGCCACCATCCGTACCGCCTGGGAGTCCACCCGCCGGGGCGGGCGCACCACGGTCGTCGGGATCGGGGGCAAGGACCAGCAGGTGACGTTCAACGCCCTGGAGATCTTCCACTGGGGCAGGTCCCTGACCGGCTGCGTGTACGGCAACAGCGACCCGGCCCGCGATCTGCCGGTGCTGGCCGACCACATCCGCGCGGGCCGCTTCGACGTCTCGATGATGGTCACCGAACGGATCGCGCTCGACGGCATCCCGGCGGCCTTCGACAACATGATCGCCGGCAAGGGCGGCCGGGCCCTGGTGGTCTTCTAA
- a CDS encoding ABC transporter ATP-binding protein: MTRAITLNNVSKAYGRSSRAVDRLSLTIDPGEFVVLLGPSGCGKSTVLRMIAGLEDITEGEILLDGEPANDLTPRERGMAMVFQNFALYPTMTNRANIGFPLKLENPRQDHNERIENTARMLGIESVLDRLPGQLSGGERQRVAMGRAISRQPSAFLMDEPLSNLDAKLRNHLRAEISQLTKELGVTTVYVTHDQAEAMSLGHRVAVMRGGVLQQVSPPREVYSLPENVFVAAFIGTPRINLLQAVVHAPLEGRMSIDLGRQRLPLPEPLSPDHQLLRIQQGRRIIVGLRSEAVRIAPPSQARPGEVALSGIVEHVEYQGHEALVHLNTGSQPAVVPDLESARPDRGTLRRRRGAGGGAGVLERLKERATGHTGASVAVLDEPGFEPLPPGVHSPDRPAVTASDLVVRTGPDMRLRTGGQVPLLVDLAHLYVFDHQGRRICPLPKDVPGLEV; this comes from the coding sequence ATGACTCGCGCCATCACCCTGAACAACGTAAGCAAGGCCTACGGACGCTCCTCGCGTGCTGTCGACCGCCTCTCGCTCACCATCGACCCGGGCGAGTTCGTCGTCCTGCTGGGCCCTTCGGGGTGCGGCAAGTCGACCGTGCTCCGCATGATCGCCGGCCTGGAGGACATCACCGAGGGCGAGATCCTGCTCGACGGTGAACCGGCCAACGACCTGACTCCCCGCGAACGCGGCATGGCCATGGTCTTCCAGAACTTCGCGCTCTACCCGACCATGACCAACCGGGCCAACATCGGCTTCCCGCTGAAGCTGGAGAACCCCCGCCAGGACCACAACGAGCGCATCGAGAACACGGCCAGGATGCTCGGCATCGAGAGCGTCCTGGACCGTCTTCCCGGCCAGCTCTCCGGCGGTGAGCGCCAGCGGGTCGCGATGGGCCGGGCGATTTCGCGCCAGCCCTCGGCCTTCCTGATGGACGAGCCGCTCTCCAACCTCGACGCGAAGCTCCGCAACCACCTGCGCGCCGAGATATCCCAGCTCACCAAGGAACTCGGCGTCACCACGGTCTACGTGACGCACGACCAGGCCGAGGCGATGTCGCTGGGCCACCGGGTCGCCGTGATGCGCGGGGGAGTGCTCCAGCAGGTGAGCCCGCCGCGCGAGGTGTACTCGCTGCCGGAGAACGTGTTCGTCGCCGCGTTCATCGGCACCCCGCGGATCAACCTGCTGCAGGCCGTCGTACACGCGCCCCTGGAGGGGCGGATGTCGATCGACCTCGGCCGCCAGCGCCTCCCGCTGCCCGAACCCCTCAGCCCCGACCACCAGTTGCTGCGGATCCAGCAGGGCCGGCGCATCATCGTCGGACTGCGCTCCGAGGCGGTCCGGATCGCCCCGCCCAGCCAGGCCCGCCCCGGCGAGGTCGCGCTCAGCGGCATCGTCGAGCACGTCGAGTACCAGGGCCACGAGGCGCTGGTCCACCTCAACACCGGGTCGCAGCCCGCCGTGGTCCCGGACCTGGAATCGGCCCGCCCGGACCGCGGCACCCTGCGCAGGCGCCGCGGCGCCGGGGGCGGGGCCGGAGTCCTGGAACGGCTCAAGGAGCGCGCCACCGGCCACACCGGTGCATCCGTCGCGGTCCTCGACGAACCGGGATTCGAGCCGCTCCCGCCGGGCGTGCACAGCCCCGACCGCCCCGCGGTCACGGCCAGCGACCTCGTCGTACGCACCGGCCCCGACATGCGGCTGCGCACCGGGGGTCAGGTTCCGCTCCTGGTCGACCTGGCGCACCTGTATGTCTTCGACCACCAGGGCCGCCGGATCTGCCCACTGCCGAAGGACGTGCCGGGCCTGGAGGTATAG
- a CDS encoding aldehyde dehydrogenase family protein — MKAHDGMYIGGAWRPAAGTDTVAVVNPADEQVIAHVPAGTAEDIDAAVRAARAAFPGWAATPPAERAARIGALRDVLAARKDEIAETVTAELGSPLPMSQMVHAGVPVLVAGSYAELAATYAFEERHGNSTVFLEPVGVVGAITPWNYPLHQIVAKVAPALAAGCTVVLKPAEDTPLTAQLFAEATEEAGLPAGVFNLVTGLGPVAGQALAEHEDVDLVSFTGSTAVGRQIGATAGGAIKRVALELGGKSANVILPSADLAKAVNVGIANVMSNSGQTCSAWTRMLVDAERYEEAVALAAAAVAKYVPGERVGPLVNAKQQARVRGYIEKGIEEGARVVAGGPEAPLATGYYVSPTVFADVTPEMTIAQEEIFGPVVSILKYEDEADALRIANGTVYGLAGAVWAADDAEAVAFARRMDTGQVDINGGRFNPLAPFGGYKQSGVGRELGEHGLSEYLQTKSLQF, encoded by the coding sequence ATGAAGGCCCATGACGGCATGTACATCGGCGGCGCATGGCGGCCCGCCGCCGGAACGGACACCGTCGCGGTGGTGAACCCGGCGGATGAGCAGGTCATCGCGCACGTTCCGGCGGGCACGGCCGAGGACATCGACGCCGCGGTACGCGCCGCCCGCGCCGCTTTCCCCGGCTGGGCCGCGACCCCGCCCGCCGAGCGCGCCGCCCGGATCGGCGCTCTGCGCGATGTGCTGGCCGCCCGCAAGGACGAGATCGCCGAGACGGTCACGGCCGAACTGGGCTCGCCGCTGCCGATGTCGCAGATGGTGCACGCGGGCGTGCCGGTCCTGGTCGCCGGTTCGTACGCCGAACTGGCGGCGACGTACGCCTTCGAGGAGCGCCACGGCAACTCCACCGTGTTCCTGGAGCCCGTCGGCGTGGTAGGCGCGATCACCCCGTGGAACTACCCGCTGCACCAGATCGTCGCCAAGGTCGCCCCCGCCCTTGCCGCAGGCTGCACCGTCGTCCTCAAGCCGGCCGAGGACACCCCGCTCACCGCGCAGCTCTTCGCCGAGGCCACCGAGGAGGCCGGACTGCCCGCCGGCGTCTTCAACCTGGTCACCGGCCTCGGCCCGGTCGCCGGTCAGGCGCTCGCCGAGCACGAGGACGTCGACCTGGTCTCCTTCACCGGCTCCACCGCGGTCGGCAGGCAGATCGGCGCCACGGCGGGCGGCGCGATCAAGCGCGTCGCGCTGGAGCTCGGCGGCAAGTCCGCCAACGTCATCCTGCCCTCGGCCGATCTGGCCAAGGCGGTCAACGTCGGCATCGCCAACGTGATGTCCAACTCCGGCCAGACGTGCAGCGCCTGGACCCGGATGCTGGTGGACGCCGAACGGTACGAGGAGGCCGTCGCCCTCGCCGCCGCGGCCGTCGCCAAGTACGTACCCGGCGAGCGGGTCGGTCCGCTCGTCAACGCCAAGCAGCAGGCCCGGGTGCGCGGTTACATCGAGAAGGGCATCGAGGAGGGCGCCCGCGTCGTGGCCGGCGGCCCCGAGGCACCCCTCGCCACCGGGTACTACGTCAGCCCCACCGTGTTCGCCGACGTCACCCCGGAGATGACCATCGCCCAGGAGGAGATCTTCGGCCCGGTCGTCTCGATCCTGAAGTACGAGGACGAGGCGGACGCGCTGCGCATCGCCAACGGCACCGTGTACGGGCTCGCGGGCGCCGTCTGGGCCGCCGACGACGCGGAGGCCGTCGCCTTCGCCCGGCGGATGGACACCGGTCAGGTGGACATCAACGGCGGCCGTTTCAACCCGCTCGCCCCCTTCGGCGGTTACAAGCAGTCCGGCGTCGGCCGCGAACTCGGCGAGCACGGCCTCTCCGAGTACCTCCAGACCAAGTCCCTCCAGTTCTGA